The following proteins are co-located in the Fodinibius salicampi genome:
- a CDS encoding DinB family protein — MKPKKTVRDLLLEQLEGRNAHVDFNQAVQGLTYKQAGIKVEGVPHTIWELIEHIRIAQDDILEFSKNVDYKEIDWPDDYWPESPSPENEAEMERAIQAVRDGLKEMRKLIDDPENDLQQPFPHGDGQTLFREAMLIVDHSAYHIGQIVLIRRMLGSW, encoded by the coding sequence ATGAAGCCTAAAAAAACAGTACGTGACTTATTGCTTGAACAGCTGGAGGGCCGGAATGCCCATGTTGATTTCAACCAGGCGGTACAGGGACTCACATATAAGCAGGCGGGAATAAAGGTAGAAGGAGTTCCTCATACTATTTGGGAGCTGATCGAGCATATCCGGATTGCTCAGGATGATATCCTGGAGTTTTCTAAGAATGTTGATTATAAGGAAATTGATTGGCCGGACGACTATTGGCCCGAATCGCCGAGCCCCGAAAACGAAGCGGAAATGGAAAGGGCGATTCAGGCAGTACGCGATGGTCTCAAAGAGATGCGTAAGTTGATCGATGATCCGGAAAATGACTTGCAACAACCCTTCCCTCACGGAGATGGACAAACACTATTTCGGGAAGCAATGCTTATTGTAGATCATAGTGCCTATCATATTGGCCAAATAGTGCTGATTCGTCGCATGCTTGGTAGCTGGTGA
- a CDS encoding helix-turn-helix domain-containing protein → MPRQLGNLTLYSVDDLHEQLGLSKMTIRTYLREEKIRGRKLGVKWYVTEEALREYFGESTASPRQKKNSKSKNYRYVVKGINDLVSEQEQCDTIEETVSCIENQAIISLFQVAVVDSETDEIVELIKARDFLERHQ, encoded by the coding sequence ATGCCCAGACAACTTGGAAACCTTACCCTTTATTCGGTGGATGACCTCCATGAACAGTTAGGGCTCAGCAAAATGACCATCCGCACCTATTTGCGGGAAGAAAAGATCCGTGGTCGCAAGCTGGGCGTTAAGTGGTATGTCACCGAGGAAGCTTTACGCGAATATTTCGGAGAATCCACAGCATCACCCAGACAGAAAAAGAATAGCAAATCCAAAAATTATCGGTATGTTGTTAAAGGAATTAATGATTTGGTAAGCGAACAGGAACAGTGCGACACCATTGAAGAAACGGTCAGCTGTATCGAAAACCAAGCAATTATCAGCCTATTCCAGGTGGCCGTGGTTGACAGTGAAACCGATGAAATTGTTGAACTGATTAAAGCCCGGGATTTCCTGGAACGGCATCAATAG
- a CDS encoding NUDIX domain-containing protein translates to MNDSQKLVEQTLSSKEVFNGRLLHVFFDKVRLPDQSNSTREWIDHPGASAIIPIFRNGDVMMVRQFRYPIKSIFYEVPAGKLDPKDTAGEAAKREVHEEAGLICSSYAYIGHFYPVIGYSNEIIHLYAAWDIEIARQQVDDDEFLIKERMPFQEALQMVHKGEITDGKTIIALLRTWHWWQEEGPFDI, encoded by the coding sequence ATGAACGATTCCCAAAAACTCGTAGAACAGACTTTATCTTCAAAAGAAGTTTTTAATGGCCGGTTGCTACACGTTTTTTTTGATAAAGTCCGGTTACCGGACCAATCAAACTCTACCCGTGAATGGATTGATCATCCCGGAGCGTCAGCTATTATTCCGATTTTCAGAAACGGAGATGTAATGATGGTCCGGCAATTCCGATATCCGATTAAAAGTATTTTTTATGAAGTACCCGCCGGAAAGCTGGATCCCAAAGATACCGCGGGAGAAGCCGCTAAAAGAGAAGTACACGAAGAAGCGGGACTCATTTGCAGCTCTTATGCTTATATTGGCCATTTTTACCCTGTAATAGGCTATTCGAATGAAATTATTCATCTTTATGCAGCCTGGGATATTGAAATAGCGAGGCAGCAGGTCGACGATGATGAGTTTTTAATAAAGGAACGCATGCCTTTTCAGGAAGCCTTGCAGATGGTGCATAAGGGAGAAATTACGGATGGGAAAACCATCATTGCCCTGCTGCGAACCTGGCACTGGTGGCAAGAAGAAGGTCCCTTCGATATTTAG
- a CDS encoding CDP-alcohol phosphatidyltransferase family protein, whose protein sequence is MGETYNIDQKKIEVKEDLLTWSNAISFSRILVALPIVYLHYTNGQHITWTITILVLYGIFSDYLDGYVARVTGKVTEWGKVLDPVADKFCAFLLFFYAAYINIIPLWFFIIEILRDFIIMAGSLYIRYLRGKVAMAGMSGKISVNVLGLYWLAAFFFPEATAAQQMLMGASLALMFFSFIDYLYRFNEIRKGVEFN, encoded by the coding sequence TTGGGCGAAACATATAACATAGATCAGAAAAAAATAGAGGTAAAAGAAGACCTGCTAACCTGGTCAAATGCTATCTCTTTTTCGCGCATACTGGTTGCCCTGCCCATTGTGTACCTGCACTATACAAATGGCCAACATATTACGTGGACAATTACCATACTCGTTTTGTATGGTATCTTCTCAGACTATCTGGATGGTTATGTTGCGCGCGTTACGGGCAAAGTCACCGAATGGGGCAAAGTTCTGGATCCGGTGGCGGATAAGTTCTGTGCTTTTCTCCTGTTTTTTTATGCGGCCTATATCAATATCATCCCGTTGTGGTTTTTTATCATTGAGATATTGCGTGACTTTATCATAATGGCCGGATCACTATATATCCGCTACCTTCGGGGCAAAGTTGCCATGGCGGGGATGTCCGGGAAAATCAGCGTTAATGTACTGGGACTCTATTGGCTTGCCGCCTTTTTTTTTCCTGAAGCCACGGCCGCTCAGCAAATGCTAATGGGTGCATCACTGGCTCTTATGTTTTTCTCCTTCATTGATTATCTTTACCGATTCAATGAAATACGGAAGGGAGTAGAGTTTAATTGA
- the ftsY gene encoding signal recognition particle-docking protein FtsY, whose protein sequence is MGFLEKIGLKKKEKVEKGVEKSRSGIMKKIGKAIAGKDTVDAAVLDELEEILITSDVGVKTTLEIIDRIEARVARDKYLNSSELQRILREEIIALLKDHSPDKPAEFDAEFPQKPHIVMVVGVNGVGKTTSIGKLAHLYKKAGKKVMLGAADTFRAAAVDQLKIWSERADVPIIQQGQNADPAAVAYDTVESAKAKNADVALVDTAGRLHNKKSLMQELAKIKRVMGKVVEDAPHEVLLVLDASTGQNAMQQAKAFTDFVDITGLVLTKLDGTAKGGIVIGVSNELDVPVKYIGVGENIEDLQVFDRELFVNSMFSD, encoded by the coding sequence ATGGGTTTTTTAGAAAAAATAGGTCTCAAAAAGAAAGAAAAGGTCGAAAAAGGCGTTGAAAAAAGCCGATCCGGCATCATGAAAAAGATTGGTAAGGCTATTGCCGGTAAGGATACTGTAGATGCCGCCGTACTCGACGAGCTGGAAGAAATTCTTATTACCTCGGATGTAGGCGTTAAGACCACGCTTGAAATTATCGACCGCATAGAAGCACGCGTGGCACGGGATAAATACCTCAACAGCAGTGAGCTTCAAAGGATACTGCGCGAAGAGATTATTGCCCTGCTTAAGGATCACTCCCCTGACAAGCCAGCTGAATTTGACGCGGAATTTCCGCAGAAGCCCCATATCGTAATGGTAGTAGGCGTAAACGGAGTAGGCAAAACAACCTCGATCGGGAAGCTGGCGCATCTCTATAAAAAAGCCGGTAAAAAAGTAATGCTGGGAGCGGCTGATACCTTTCGCGCCGCGGCAGTGGACCAGCTTAAAATATGGAGCGAACGGGCGGACGTTCCCATCATTCAGCAGGGACAAAATGCTGATCCTGCGGCTGTGGCCTATGATACCGTAGAATCGGCCAAGGCCAAAAATGCCGATGTAGCACTGGTCGATACGGCCGGACGCCTGCACAATAAAAAATCGCTGATGCAAGAGCTGGCTAAAATAAAACGGGTGATGGGCAAAGTGGTTGAAGATGCCCCGCATGAGGTGTTGCTGGTGCTTGATGCCTCAACGGGTCAAAATGCGATGCAGCAGGCCAAAGCATTTACCGATTTTGTAGATATTACCGGCCTGGTGCTTACCAAGCTGGACGGCACCGCTAAAGGAGGGATCGTAATTGGGGTTTCCAACGAATTGGATGTACCGGTCAAATATATCGGCGTGGGTGAAAATATCGAAGACCTGCAGGTCTTTGACCGCGAGCTGTTTGTCAACTCCATGTTTAGCGACTAG